The Streptomyces sp. Je 1-332 genome has a window encoding:
- a CDS encoding cytochrome bc complex cytochrome b subunit → MSGSVEHTRDSERPGPAGKGERVADWADGRLGVHTLAKSQMRKIFPDHWSFMFGEICLYSFLILILTGVWLTLFFEPSGSEVIYDGVYTPLKGIQMTRAFESTVDISMEVRGGLLIRQIHHWAAIVFVAAMLVHMMRVFFTGAFRKPREVNWLFGWTLLFLGIITGLTGYSLPDDLLSGTGIRFAQGAILSVPVVGTYLSFFLFGGEFPGDAIIPRLFSVHVLLLPGIMLGLVVAHLILVFYHKHTQFAGPGKTEKNVVGAPFMPIYIAKAGGFFFLVFGILAIMGAVATINPVWVIGPYRPDLVSTGAQPDWYLGFSEGLIRVMPSWEINAWGHTLELGVFIPFSLFPLILMAIAVYPFIEAWVTGDKREHHIADRPRNAPVRTGLGVAWLTLFAVLMVGGGNDIWATHFHLSINAITWFVRIACFVGPVIAFYVTHRWCMGLQLRDREKALHGRESGTIKRLPHGEYVEVHVPLTQGELYKLTAHEQPKPYEMGPAVDEHGVARKVTRGERMRARLGRAMYGPSAQVPKATPEEYLEIQQGGGDGHH, encoded by the coding sequence ATGAGTGGAAGCGTCGAGCACACCCGGGACAGCGAACGGCCTGGCCCGGCCGGCAAGGGCGAACGGGTGGCCGACTGGGCGGACGGCCGCCTCGGCGTCCACACCCTGGCCAAGAGCCAGATGCGCAAGATCTTTCCCGACCACTGGTCGTTCATGTTCGGGGAGATCTGTCTCTACAGCTTCCTGATCCTGATCCTCACCGGGGTCTGGCTCACGCTCTTCTTCGAGCCGAGCGGCTCCGAGGTCATCTACGACGGTGTGTACACGCCGCTCAAAGGCATCCAGATGACCCGGGCCTTCGAGTCCACGGTCGACATCAGCATGGAGGTGCGCGGCGGTCTGCTGATCCGGCAGATCCACCACTGGGCCGCGATCGTCTTCGTCGCCGCCATGCTCGTGCACATGATGCGGGTGTTCTTCACCGGCGCCTTCCGCAAGCCGCGTGAGGTCAACTGGCTGTTCGGCTGGACGCTGCTGTTCCTCGGGATCATCACCGGCCTCACCGGATACTCGCTCCCGGACGACCTGCTCTCGGGCACCGGCATCCGCTTCGCGCAGGGTGCGATCCTCTCCGTCCCGGTCGTGGGGACGTATCTCTCCTTCTTCCTCTTCGGCGGAGAGTTCCCGGGCGACGCGATCATTCCGCGGCTCTTCAGCGTCCATGTCCTGCTGTTGCCGGGGATCATGCTGGGGCTCGTCGTCGCCCACCTGATCCTGGTCTTCTACCACAAGCACACCCAGTTCGCCGGGCCCGGCAAGACCGAGAAGAACGTGGTCGGGGCGCCGTTCATGCCCATCTACATCGCCAAGGCCGGTGGCTTCTTCTTCCTCGTCTTCGGCATTCTGGCGATCATGGGTGCGGTCGCCACCATCAACCCCGTGTGGGTGATCGGGCCCTACCGCCCGGATCTGGTCTCCACGGGCGCTCAACCCGACTGGTACCTGGGCTTCTCCGAAGGCCTGATCCGGGTGATGCCCAGCTGGGAGATCAACGCCTGGGGGCACACACTCGAACTGGGCGTCTTCATCCCGTTCTCGCTCTTCCCGCTCATCCTGATGGCCATCGCCGTCTATCCGTTCATCGAGGCCTGGGTCACCGGCGACAAACGCGAGCACCACATCGCGGACCGGCCGCGCAACGCCCCGGTGCGCACCGGGCTCGGCGTGGCGTGGCTGACGCTGTTCGCCGTACTGATGGTCGGCGGCGGCAACGACATCTGGGCCACGCACTTCCATCTCTCCATCAACGCGATCACGTGGTTCGTGCGGATCGCCTGCTTCGTCGGGCCGGTCATCGCCTTCTACGTGACCCATCGATGGTGCATGGGGCTCCAGCTCCGCGACCGTGAGAAGGCGCTGCACGGCCGGGAGAGCGGCACCATCAAACGCCTGCCCCACGGTGAGTACGTGGAGGTCCATGTGCCGCTCACCCAGGGTGAGTTGTACAAGCTGACCGCGCACGAGCAGCCCAAGCCGTACGAGATGGGCCCGGCGGTCGACGAGCACGGCGTGGCACGCAAGGTCACGCGCGGCGAGCGGATGCGGGCACGCCTGGGGCGGGCCATGTACGGCCCGTCGGCGCAGGTCCCGAAGGCGACGCCCGAGGAGTACCTGGAGATCCAGCAGGGCGGCGGGGACGGGCACCACTGA
- a CDS encoding TetR/AcrR family transcriptional regulator, producing the protein MTTPARRGRPRSEGADARILAAAHDMLMERGYERYSIDEVAQRAKVAKTTLYRRWPTKDHLIVAVVAKIQDDVPVADTGDIRHDLVTYLEAVVAGLDRMRRVGASTDGPSAGLVAELVAAAARHADVGEAVRAVFARRNALPIALLETARARGDLNPDARPDLLFDELAGAIYYRLLITGEPFGGDYASRLVDQVLAGARASSAGTGGS; encoded by the coding sequence ATGACCACCCCTGCCCGACGTGGCCGCCCCCGAAGTGAGGGCGCCGACGCCCGCATCCTCGCGGCGGCGCACGACATGCTCATGGAGCGCGGCTACGAGCGCTACTCGATCGACGAGGTCGCCCAGCGGGCCAAAGTCGCCAAGACCACGCTCTACCGCCGCTGGCCCACCAAGGACCACCTCATCGTCGCGGTCGTCGCCAAGATCCAGGACGACGTCCCGGTGGCGGACACCGGGGACATCCGGCATGACCTGGTGACGTACCTCGAAGCCGTCGTGGCGGGCCTGGACCGTATGCGCCGGGTCGGCGCGTCGACGGACGGGCCCTCGGCCGGCCTGGTCGCGGAGCTCGTCGCGGCAGCCGCCCGCCACGCGGACGTCGGCGAGGCCGTACGGGCGGTCTTCGCCCGCCGCAACGCGCTCCCGATCGCACTCCTGGAGACCGCCCGGGCCCGCGGCGACCTGAACCCCGACGCCCGCCCGGACCTGCTCTTCGACGAGTTGGCGGGCGCGATCTACTACCGCCTGCTGATCACCGGCGAACCGTTCGGCGGCGACTACGCGTCCCGCCTCGTCGACCAGGTCCTGGCCGGGGCCCGTGCGTCATCCGCGGGTACCGGAGGAAGCTGA
- a CDS encoding AbgT family transporter, whose product MSSPTPALPDAPPPPPDGPPLPRLIRAMAVVERAGNALPHPFWLFWILSGVLAVISAVLAGFDVSVIAPGDGKSVAVQSLLSGDGLAMAVSTMIENFAAFPPMATIVVVIMGVAVAERSGFLAALMKVGVSRVPASWVVFAVAFAGTVAHVASAAAYVILVPLGGLAFRAVGRSPVLGIVVAYTAIASGYDASPVPTPNDAIFAGITTTAAKIAGGDDAYVSPLSNWFFNIASSFLLAAVITLVTRFVLSKRPDLDADPDADLDDIGALSLSDRERSALRRAGLTFLVAVAALTAAVVPASSPLRGEGGSIVESPLLAGIAAIVAFLFALVGTVYGVRAGSVRKPGDVPKLMVEGVKQMAPVLVLFFAIAQFLAYFDWTHIGDVLAVRAAEALEHSQLPIVVVFLLILLLLTVVNVMVTSGSAMWALAAPVLVPMLMLVDVPAETTQALFRIADSGSTAITPMSPYFVMALGFLQRYRKSAGLGTLASYTLPLAVAMTVAWTLLFLAWWALGIPLGPGAPVR is encoded by the coding sequence ATGTCCTCCCCGACCCCCGCCCTGCCGGATGCCCCGCCTCCACCACCCGACGGGCCACCGCTCCCCCGCCTGATCCGCGCGATGGCCGTCGTCGAGCGTGCCGGGAACGCGCTGCCGCACCCCTTCTGGCTGTTCTGGATCCTCTCCGGCGTCCTCGCCGTGATCAGCGCGGTCCTCGCCGGGTTCGACGTCTCCGTCATCGCGCCGGGAGACGGCAAGAGCGTCGCCGTGCAGAGCCTGCTCAGCGGGGACGGGCTCGCGATGGCCGTCTCGACGATGATCGAGAACTTCGCCGCCTTCCCGCCGATGGCGACCATCGTGGTGGTCATCATGGGCGTCGCGGTCGCCGAACGCAGCGGATTCCTGGCCGCGTTGATGAAGGTCGGCGTCTCCCGTGTCCCCGCCTCGTGGGTGGTCTTCGCGGTCGCCTTCGCGGGCACGGTGGCGCACGTCGCGTCGGCCGCCGCCTACGTCATCCTCGTACCGCTCGGCGGTCTCGCCTTCCGCGCCGTGGGCCGCTCCCCCGTCCTCGGCATCGTCGTCGCCTACACCGCCATCGCCTCCGGCTACGACGCGAGCCCCGTCCCGACTCCCAACGACGCGATCTTCGCCGGGATCACCACGACGGCGGCGAAGATAGCGGGCGGCGACGACGCCTACGTCTCGCCGCTCAGCAACTGGTTCTTCAACATCGCCTCCTCCTTCCTGCTCGCCGCCGTCATCACCCTCGTGACGCGCTTCGTCCTGAGCAAGCGGCCCGACCTCGACGCCGACCCGGACGCCGATCTCGACGACATCGGGGCACTCAGTCTCAGCGACCGCGAGCGCTCGGCCCTGCGCCGGGCGGGCCTCACCTTCCTCGTCGCCGTCGCCGCCCTCACGGCCGCCGTCGTACCGGCCTCATCGCCCCTGCGCGGTGAGGGAGGCAGCATCGTCGAGTCACCGCTCCTGGCCGGCATCGCGGCGATCGTGGCCTTCCTGTTCGCGCTCGTCGGCACCGTCTACGGAGTCCGCGCCGGCTCCGTCCGCAAGCCCGGCGACGTGCCGAAGCTCATGGTCGAGGGCGTCAAGCAGATGGCTCCGGTGCTCGTCCTGTTCTTCGCGATCGCCCAGTTCCTCGCCTACTTCGACTGGACGCACATCGGCGACGTCCTCGCGGTCAGGGCCGCCGAGGCACTCGAACACAGTCAACTCCCGATCGTGGTCGTCTTCCTGCTCATCCTGCTGCTCCTGACCGTCGTGAACGTCATGGTCACCAGCGGGTCAGCGATGTGGGCCCTGGCCGCCCCCGTCCTCGTACCGATGCTGATGCTCGTGGACGTCCCCGCCGAGACCACGCAGGCGCTCTTCCGCATCGCGGACTCCGGTTCGACGGCCATCACGCCCATGAGCCCGTACTTCGTGATGGCGCTCGGGTTTCTTCAGCGGTACCGCAAGTCCGCTGGGCTCGGCACCCTCGCCTCCTACACGCTGCCGCTCGCCGTCGCGATGACCGTGGCCTGGACGCTGCTGTTCCTCGCCTGGTGGGCGCTCGGTATTCCGCTCGGACCCGGCGCACCGGTGCGCTGA
- a CDS encoding metallophosphoesterase: protein MTQVPEKTPKLYAISDLHVAYDDNRTFLDSLRPETDEDWLIVAGDTAERMADVEWALRTLTDRFAKVVWTPGNHELWTPRDDPNQLRGEARYRHLVELCRSMGAATPEDPYPVWRGAGGPVTVAPLFLLYDYTFRPAGTHAKADALEAAHAAGVVCTDEVFLHPDPYPGRDDWCRARVAFTEELLARRTPGLPTVLINHWPLVRDPTRILTYPEFAMWCGTELTADWHVKYEAAAVVYGHLHIPRTTWHDGVRFQEVSVGYPREWRRDRHPAPRLRQILPEPPDAG, encoded by the coding sequence GTGACACAAGTGCCCGAGAAGACGCCGAAGTTGTACGCCATCAGCGATCTGCACGTGGCGTACGACGACAACCGCACGTTCCTCGACTCCCTGCGCCCGGAGACCGACGAGGACTGGCTGATCGTGGCGGGGGACACCGCGGAGCGCATGGCCGACGTCGAATGGGCGCTGCGCACCCTCACCGACCGTTTCGCCAAAGTGGTGTGGACACCGGGCAACCACGAACTGTGGACGCCCCGCGACGACCCGAACCAGCTGCGGGGCGAGGCCCGCTACCGCCATCTCGTGGAACTGTGCCGCTCCATGGGCGCCGCGACCCCCGAGGACCCCTACCCGGTCTGGCGTGGCGCCGGCGGCCCCGTCACGGTGGCCCCGCTGTTCCTGCTCTACGACTACACCTTCCGCCCCGCGGGCACGCACGCGAAGGCGGACGCCCTGGAGGCGGCCCACGCGGCGGGCGTCGTCTGCACCGACGAGGTGTTCCTGCACCCCGACCCCTACCCGGGCCGCGACGACTGGTGCCGTGCCCGCGTGGCGTTCACCGAGGAGCTGCTCGCCCGGCGGACACCGGGCCTGCCCACGGTCCTGATCAACCACTGGCCGCTGGTGCGCGACCCCACCCGGATCCTGACCTACCCCGAGTTCGCCATGTGGTGCGGCACCGAGCTGACCGCCGACTGGCACGTGAAGTACGAGGCGGCGGCGGTCGTCTACGGCCACCTCCACATCCCGCGCACCACCTGGCACGACGGAGTCCGCTTCCAGGAGGTCTCGGTCGGCTACCCCCGCGAGTGGCGCCGCGACCGCCATCCCGCCCCGCGGCTCCGCCAGATCCTGCCGGAGCCGCCGGACGCCGGGTAG
- a CDS encoding terpene synthase family protein — translation MSQPFELPSFYMVHPARLNPHLEEAREHSREWARGMGMLEGSGVWEQRDLDAHDYALLCAYTHPDCDGPALSLVTDWYVWVFFFDDHFLELFKRTQDREGGKAYLDRLPAFMPMDLSAPVPEPTNPVEAGLADLWARTVPFMSRDWRARFAESTTNLLNESLWELANINEGRIANPVEYIEMRRKVGGAPWSAGLIEYATGAEVPPAVAGSRPLRVLKETFSDAVHLRNDLFSYQREIEDEGELSNGVLVLETFLGCSTQEAADAVNDLLTSRMQQFENTALTELAPLFAETGLPPKECADVLAYTKGLQDWQSGGQEWHMVSSRYMNNGGAAPSPLDGPTGPGTAAAGIKALIAATGARRLRGYTHVPFQRVGPSRLPEFNLPYATRLSPHLDEARPRTVRWADRMGMLEPQAGVPSSDIWDARKVDGYDFPLCAAGIHPDADLEALDLGSQWLTWGTYGDDYFPVVFGRPRDLAGAKLCNERLSLFMPLDFAGMPAPTCAMERGLADLWVRTAEPMDQEGRRTLRAAIEVMTASWLWELDNQAQNRIPDPVDYIEMRRLTFGSPLTMSLCRLGHGPQVPPDIYRTGPMQNLENAASDYGALMNDVFSYQKEIEYEGEIHNGILVVQNFFGCDYPTALGIIDDLMKSRLSQFQHIVAHELPALYDEFNLPQVTRGILDGYVRDLQNWMAGIYTWHRDCRRYREEDLSHGPLPTPSGFGMAAVRPDWLREFGIAADRQLEETAGLPSPARP, via the coding sequence ATGTCGCAGCCCTTTGAACTGCCCAGCTTCTACATGGTGCATCCCGCTCGCCTCAACCCGCACCTGGAAGAGGCGAGGGAGCACTCAAGGGAGTGGGCACGAGGCATGGGGATGCTGGAGGGGTCGGGTGTCTGGGAGCAGCGCGACCTGGACGCCCACGACTACGCACTGCTGTGCGCGTACACCCACCCCGACTGCGACGGTCCCGCGTTGTCCCTGGTCACCGACTGGTATGTGTGGGTGTTCTTCTTCGACGACCACTTCCTCGAACTGTTCAAACGGACCCAGGACCGCGAGGGCGGCAAGGCCTACCTCGACCGGTTGCCCGCCTTCATGCCGATGGACCTCTCCGCTCCCGTGCCGGAGCCCACGAATCCGGTCGAGGCGGGTCTCGCGGACCTGTGGGCGCGGACGGTGCCGTTCATGTCGCGGGACTGGCGTGCGCGGTTCGCCGAGAGCACGACGAATCTGCTCAACGAATCCCTGTGGGAACTCGCGAACATCAACGAGGGCCGGATCGCCAACCCCGTCGAGTACATCGAGATGCGCCGCAAGGTGGGCGGCGCGCCCTGGTCCGCGGGGCTCATCGAGTACGCGACGGGCGCGGAGGTCCCCCCGGCCGTCGCCGGTTCCAGGCCGCTGCGCGTCCTCAAGGAGACGTTCTCCGACGCCGTCCACCTGCGCAACGACCTCTTCTCGTACCAGCGGGAGATCGAGGACGAGGGTGAACTCTCCAATGGTGTGCTGGTACTTGAGACGTTCCTCGGCTGCTCCACGCAGGAGGCGGCGGATGCCGTGAACGATCTCCTGACCTCGCGGATGCAGCAGTTCGAGAACACGGCGCTGACCGAACTCGCCCCGCTGTTCGCGGAGACCGGGCTGCCCCCGAAGGAGTGCGCCGATGTCCTCGCGTACACCAAGGGCCTCCAGGACTGGCAGTCCGGCGGTCAGGAGTGGCACATGGTGTCCAGCCGCTACATGAACAACGGCGGCGCCGCGCCCTCACCGCTCGACGGCCCGACTGGACCCGGCACGGCGGCCGCCGGGATCAAGGCGCTGATCGCCGCGACGGGAGCGCGGCGGCTGCGCGGCTACACGCACGTCCCCTTCCAGCGGGTGGGCCCCTCCCGGCTCCCCGAGTTCAACCTGCCGTACGCGACCCGGCTCTCACCGCATCTGGACGAGGCGCGCCCCCGCACCGTGCGGTGGGCGGACCGGATGGGCATGCTCGAACCGCAGGCAGGGGTGCCGAGTTCGGACATCTGGGACGCGCGCAAGGTGGACGGCTACGACTTCCCGCTCTGCGCGGCGGGCATCCATCCGGACGCGGACCTGGAGGCTCTCGACCTGGGCTCGCAGTGGCTGACCTGGGGGACGTACGGCGACGACTACTTCCCCGTGGTGTTCGGCAGGCCCCGCGACCTGGCGGGAGCGAAGCTCTGCAACGAACGGCTCTCGCTCTTCATGCCGCTGGACTTCGCCGGCATGCCGGCGCCGACGTGCGCGATGGAGCGCGGGCTCGCCGACCTGTGGGTGCGCACCGCGGAGCCGATGGACCAGGAAGGGCGTCGCACGCTGCGCGCCGCCATCGAGGTGATGACGGCCAGCTGGCTCTGGGAGCTGGACAACCAGGCGCAGAACCGCATCCCCGACCCGGTCGACTACATCGAGATGCGCCGCCTGACCTTCGGCTCCCCGCTCACGATGAGCCTGTGCCGCCTCGGCCACGGCCCCCAGGTGCCACCGGACATCTACCGCACGGGCCCGATGCAGAACCTGGAGAACGCGGCCAGCGACTACGGCGCCCTGATGAACGACGTCTTCTCGTACCAGAAGGAGATCGAGTACGAGGGCGAGATCCACAACGGCATCCTCGTCGTCCAGAACTTCTTCGGCTGCGACTACCCGACGGCGCTCGGCATCATCGACGACCTGATGAAGTCACGGCTGAGCCAGTTCCAGCACATCGTCGCCCATGAACTCCCCGCCCTCTACGACGAGTTCAATCTGCCGCAGGTGACGCGGGGCATCCTCGACGGTTATGTGCGCGATCTGCAGAACTGGATGGCCGGCATCTACACCTGGCACCGCGACTGCCGCCGCTACCGCGAGGAGGACCTGTCGCACGGACCGCTGCCGACCCCTTCGGGGTTCGGCATGGCAGCCGTACGCCCGGACTGGCTCCGGGAGTTCGGCATCGCCGCCGACCGGCAGCTGGAGGAGACGGCCGGCCTGCCGTCACCCGCACGCCCCTGA
- a CDS encoding SRPBCC family protein gives MEWTGARYADEPTAEVRTRIAAPPEHVWELVSDIGLMPTLSTELRSVEWLDGASGPTPGARFVGRSEHASFGAWQTTSYVVECEAPRVFAWAVEDPERPSALWRFSLAGADGGGTELTQWMQMGPGRSGLSYAIDRMPEKEQKIVYVRMREFEANMTATLDAIKKLAEGAARGTADA, from the coding sequence ATGGAGTGGACAGGCGCGCGCTACGCGGACGAACCGACCGCCGAGGTGCGCACACGGATAGCCGCGCCACCGGAACACGTCTGGGAGCTCGTCTCCGACATCGGCCTGATGCCCACCCTCAGCACGGAGCTGCGGTCGGTCGAGTGGCTGGACGGCGCGTCCGGGCCCACGCCCGGCGCGCGCTTCGTCGGCCGCAGCGAGCACGCGTCGTTCGGCGCGTGGCAGACCACGTCGTACGTCGTGGAATGCGAGGCCCCGCGCGTGTTCGCCTGGGCGGTCGAAGACCCCGAACGGCCCAGTGCGCTCTGGCGGTTCAGCCTCGCCGGTGCGGACGGTGGCGGCACCGAGCTGACCCAGTGGATGCAGATGGGACCGGGCCGCTCCGGACTGTCGTACGCGATCGACCGGATGCCGGAGAAGGAGCAGAAGATCGTGTACGTACGGATGCGGGAGTTCGAGGCGAACATGACGGCCACGCTGGACGCGATCAAGAAGCTGGCCGAGGGCGCCGCTCGCGGGACGGCGGACGCCTGA
- a CDS encoding LLM class flavin-dependent oxidoreductase produces the protein MRTSTTIEASGANWRETVDFVTEAEKLGMDICWVAEAWGSEAPSPLGYLAARTERMLLGSGIIQLATRTPAAIARAAITLSNISDGRFLLGLGPSGPQVIEGLHGVPFARPLTRMRETVEIIRRAATGEKIAYAGREFTLPLPGGEAKPMRLSMRAEHELPIYLATLSPKMLRLTGEIADGWLGTSFVPEGAKEAYFDHLDAGLAASGRTRGALDICQGAEVAFADDEDALRAMVAGRKKELAFSLGGMGSASTNYYNNAYSRQGWADTAAEVRTRWQSGDRDGAAALITDDMVLATTLIGTEDMVRERLRVWREAGVDMVRFYPAGDSLEARLTTLGRAIDLVRDLERSEV, from the coding sequence ATGCGCACGTCGACGACCATCGAGGCGTCCGGGGCGAACTGGCGGGAGACCGTCGACTTCGTCACCGAGGCCGAGAAGCTGGGGATGGACATCTGCTGGGTCGCGGAGGCGTGGGGCTCCGAAGCGCCGTCCCCGCTCGGCTACTTGGCCGCGCGCACGGAACGCATGCTGCTGGGCTCCGGCATCATCCAGCTCGCGACCCGCACCCCCGCGGCCATCGCCCGCGCGGCCATCACCCTCTCGAACATCTCCGACGGCCGCTTCCTCCTCGGGCTCGGCCCGTCAGGACCGCAGGTGATCGAAGGCCTGCACGGAGTGCCGTTCGCGAGGCCGCTGACCCGGATGCGGGAGACCGTGGAGATCATCCGCCGGGCGGCCACGGGGGAGAAGATCGCGTACGCGGGGCGGGAGTTCACGCTTCCGCTGCCCGGCGGCGAGGCCAAGCCCATGCGTCTGTCCATGCGCGCCGAGCACGAGTTGCCCATCTACCTGGCCACACTCTCGCCCAAGATGCTGCGCCTGACCGGTGAGATCGCCGACGGCTGGCTGGGCACGAGCTTCGTCCCGGAGGGCGCGAAGGAGGCCTACTTCGACCACCTCGACGCGGGCCTGGCCGCCTCCGGCCGCACCCGCGGCGCCCTGGACATCTGCCAGGGCGCCGAAGTGGCCTTCGCCGATGACGAGGACGCGCTGCGCGCGATGGTCGCGGGCCGCAAGAAGGAGCTGGCCTTCAGCCTGGGTGGCATGGGCTCCGCCAGCACCAACTACTACAACAACGCCTACAGCAGGCAGGGTTGGGCCGACACCGCGGCGGAGGTCCGCACCCGCTGGCAGTCAGGTGACCGTGACGGCGCCGCCGCTCTGATCACCGACGACATGGTCCTCGCCACCACCCTCATCGGCACCGAGGACATGGTCCGCGAGCGCCTGCGGGTGTGGCGCGAGGCGGGCGTGGACATGGTCCGCTTCTACCCGGCGGGCGACAGCCTGGAGGCACGGCTCACGACGCTCGGGCGGGCGATCGATCTCGTGCGGGATCTGGAGCGGTCCGAGGTGTAG
- a CDS encoding helix-turn-helix domain-containing protein — translation MRRTSFADWPCSIARTMDLLGDWWTPLVLREAFYGIKRFDAFQQELGIARNTLTDRLRRLVDEGLLEKRPYQSEPVRHDYVLTEKGRDFFGVLAVMNSWGNRWLSGDEGAPVVFEHDRCGHETDVEVVCGHCKQPMSADDTHARLGPGYPARLAERPDIRARFSR, via the coding sequence ATGAGGCGGACCTCCTTTGCCGACTGGCCCTGCTCCATCGCCCGCACCATGGACCTGCTGGGCGACTGGTGGACCCCGCTCGTGCTGCGCGAGGCGTTCTACGGGATCAAGCGCTTCGACGCCTTCCAGCAGGAGCTCGGCATCGCGCGCAACACCCTGACCGACCGGCTGCGCCGCCTGGTCGACGAGGGGCTTCTGGAGAAGCGCCCCTATCAGAGCGAGCCGGTGCGCCACGACTACGTGCTCACCGAGAAGGGCCGCGACTTCTTCGGCGTGCTCGCGGTGATGAACAGCTGGGGCAACCGCTGGCTGAGCGGTGACGAGGGCGCGCCGGTCGTCTTCGAGCACGACCGCTGCGGGCACGAGACCGACGTGGAGGTCGTCTGCGGCCACTGCAAGCAGCCGATGTCGGCCGACGACACGCACGCACGCCTCGGCCCCGGCTACCCGGCACGCCTTGCCGAACGCCCGGACATCCGGGCCCGCTTCAGCCGCTGA
- a CDS encoding PHB depolymerase family esterase, giving the protein MKRALSRTAASVIAGLTLLAGAGLTTPSYAQGDAPGCRRAGTQPPGTTAPHTLVSGGLTRTYQLHLPEGYTADRAWPVVLAFHGRGNTGSGTEEFSKLSTLSAIVAYPEGVVGTGDGQRQAWQGAPYAAPGVDDVAFTGDLLDALEAGLCVDRRRVYATGKSNGGGFTSLLACRMSDRIAAIAPVAGAFYPGTGENCRPARPVPVIDFHGTADATIPYAGDPGRGLPALRDWLTAWADRDGCRTRTPDRATAPDITESRWVRCADGAEVRHVAVSGGGHTWPGADSYSGGGHTTQSIEAHEVMWKFLRRHHLR; this is encoded by the coding sequence TTGAAACGCGCACTGTCCCGCACGGCCGCCTCTGTCATCGCCGGTCTCACCCTCCTCGCGGGGGCGGGCCTGACCACTCCCTCGTACGCGCAAGGTGACGCGCCCGGCTGCCGCCGGGCCGGGACGCAGCCGCCCGGCACCACCGCCCCGCACACCCTCGTCAGCGGTGGCCTGACCAGGACCTATCAGCTGCACCTGCCGGAGGGGTACACCGCCGACCGGGCATGGCCCGTGGTCCTCGCCTTCCACGGGCGTGGCAACACCGGCAGCGGAACCGAGGAGTTCAGCAAGCTGTCCACCCTGTCCGCGATCGTCGCGTACCCGGAGGGTGTCGTCGGTACCGGTGACGGGCAACGGCAGGCGTGGCAGGGGGCTCCGTACGCCGCACCCGGCGTGGACGACGTGGCGTTCACCGGTGATCTGCTCGACGCGCTGGAGGCCGGCCTCTGCGTGGACCGGCGGCGGGTGTACGCCACCGGGAAGTCGAACGGCGGCGGGTTCACCTCGCTCCTGGCCTGCCGGATGTCGGACCGGATCGCCGCGATCGCCCCGGTGGCGGGAGCCTTCTACCCGGGCACGGGCGAGAACTGCCGGCCCGCGCGCCCGGTGCCGGTGATCGACTTCCACGGCACCGCGGACGCCACCATCCCGTACGCGGGAGATCCCGGCCGCGGCCTGCCCGCTCTCCGTGACTGGCTCACCGCCTGGGCCGACCGCGACGGCTGCCGCACCCGCACCCCGGACCGGGCGACGGCGCCCGACATCACCGAGTCCCGCTGGGTGCGCTGCGCCGACGGCGCCGAGGTCCGGCATGTGGCCGTCTCGGGCGGCGGTCACACCTGGCCCGGCGCCGACAGCTACAGCGGCGGCGGTCACACCACGCAGAGCATCGAGGCACACGAAGTCATGTGGAAGTTCCTGCGCCGCCATCACCTGCGCTGA
- a CDS encoding YrdB family protein, with product MTTIALAYNPAMLVIRFLFELFALGCFGLWAWRRTPSPWRWLTVVALPVFVGWAWGAFAVSGDESRSGETDYETPGPLRLLLELAVFFWAVAALYQLEIRRVARWFLITLVVYHILAYDRVWWLLTK from the coding sequence TTGACCACCATCGCCCTGGCTTACAACCCGGCCATGCTCGTGATCCGCTTTCTCTTCGAACTCTTCGCGCTGGGCTGCTTCGGCCTGTGGGCATGGCGCAGGACGCCGTCCCCCTGGCGCTGGCTCACCGTCGTCGCGTTACCGGTCTTCGTCGGCTGGGCCTGGGGCGCCTTCGCCGTCTCGGGCGACGAGTCGCGCTCCGGCGAGACCGACTACGAGACACCCGGCCCCCTGCGGCTGCTCCTCGAACTCGCCGTGTTCTTCTGGGCGGTCGCGGCCCTCTACCAGCTGGAGATCCGCCGGGTCGCCCGCTGGTTCCTCATCACCCTCGTCGTCTACCACATCCTCGCCTACGACCGGGTCTGGTGGCTCCTGACGAAGTGA